From Micromonospora sp. NBC_01699, a single genomic window includes:
- a CDS encoding cysteine hydrolase family protein: MPSVDARPSPYTFDPATTALLVIDMQRDFLEPGGFGESLGNDVAELRRTIAPLAALLTDVRAAGLTVIHTREGHRPDLSDCPPAKLHRGAPSKRIGDPGPNGRILIRGEYGHDIIDELTPAAGEPVIDKPGKGAFYATELEPLLAERGIRSLLVTGVTTEVCVHTTVREANDRGYECLVLADCVGSYFPEFQRVGLDMIAAQGGIFGWVADSADLRHALRTTSVLQTS, from the coding sequence ATGCCCAGCGTCGACGCGCGCCCTTCCCCGTACACCTTCGACCCCGCGACCACCGCGCTGCTGGTGATCGACATGCAGCGCGACTTCCTGGAACCCGGCGGCTTCGGCGAGAGCCTCGGCAACGACGTCGCCGAACTCCGGCGCACCATCGCGCCGCTGGCCGCGCTGCTGACCGACGTCCGGGCGGCCGGGCTGACCGTGATCCACACCCGCGAGGGCCACCGGCCCGACCTGTCCGACTGCCCACCGGCGAAGCTGCACCGGGGCGCACCGAGCAAGCGGATCGGCGACCCCGGACCGAACGGCCGCATCCTGATCCGCGGCGAGTACGGCCACGACATCATCGACGAACTCACCCCCGCCGCCGGAGAACCGGTGATCGACAAGCCCGGCAAGGGCGCCTTCTACGCCACCGAACTCGAACCCCTGCTCGCCGAGCGGGGCATCCGCAGCCTGCTGGTGACGGGGGTGACCACCGAGGTCTGCGTACACACCACGGTCCGGGAAGCCAACGACCGAGGGTACGAGTGCCTCGTGCTCGCCGACTGCGTCGGGTCCTACTTTCCCGAGTTCCAACGGGTCGGACTCGACATGATCGCCGCCCAGGGCGGCATCTTCGGCTGGGTCGCGGACTCCGCCGACCTGCGCCACGCACTGCGCACCACGTCCGTGTTGCAAACCTCCTGA
- the biuH gene encoding biuret amidohydrolase, which yields MTSIGPVKADPYPWPYDGSAPVERTALLCIDWQTDFCGPGGYVDAMGYDIGLTRAGLPATARLLAHVRALGMLVVHTREGHDPDLSDLPANKRWRSAQIGAEIGAPGPRGRILVRGEPGWEIVPEVAPAPGEVIVDKPGKGAFYATNLDLVLRTRGITHLILTGITTDVCVHTTMREANDRGYECLILADCTGATDPTNHAAALHMVTMQGGVFGAVATADDVINATTA from the coding sequence ATGACGAGCATCGGGCCGGTCAAGGCCGACCCCTACCCCTGGCCGTACGACGGTTCGGCTCCGGTCGAGCGCACCGCACTGCTCTGCATCGACTGGCAGACCGACTTCTGCGGGCCGGGCGGCTATGTCGACGCGATGGGCTACGACATCGGCCTCACCCGAGCCGGCCTGCCGGCCACCGCCCGGCTGCTCGCCCACGTCCGGGCGCTCGGCATGCTGGTCGTACACACCCGGGAGGGGCACGACCCGGACCTGTCCGACCTGCCGGCCAACAAGCGCTGGCGGTCGGCCCAGATCGGGGCCGAAATCGGCGCGCCCGGCCCGCGCGGGCGGATCCTGGTCCGGGGCGAGCCCGGCTGGGAGATCGTGCCCGAGGTCGCACCGGCGCCGGGCGAGGTCATCGTCGACAAGCCCGGCAAGGGCGCGTTCTACGCGACCAACCTCGACCTGGTGCTGCGTACGCGCGGCATCACGCACCTGATCCTCACCGGCATCACCACCGACGTGTGTGTGCACACCACGATGCGGGAGGCCAACGACCGGGGCTACGAATGCCTCATCCTCGCCGACTGCACCGGGGCCACCGACCCGACCAACCACGCCGCCGCGCTGCACATGGTCACCATGCAGGGCGGCGTCTTCGGTGCCGTCGCCACCGCCGACGACGTCATCAACGCCACCACGGCCTGA